One genomic window of Ruminococcus gauvreauii includes the following:
- the rpmE gene encoding 50S ribosomal protein L31, with protein sequence MREGIHPEYHQATVTCNCGNTFTTGSTKKDIHVEICSKCHPFYTGQQKAAAARGRIDKFNKKYGMGDNK encoded by the coding sequence ATGAGAGAAGGAATCCATCCAGAGTACCATCAGGCAACAGTGACCTGCAACTGCGGGAATACATTTACAACGGGGTCTACAAAAAAGGATATCCACGTAGAAATCTGCTCAAAATGCCATCCGTTCTACACGGGACAGCAGAAGGCGGCGGCAGCACGCGGACGTATTGATAAGTTTAATAAGAAATACGGAATGGGCGATAATAAATAA
- a CDS encoding TrpB-like pyridoxal phosphate-dependent enzyme, whose translation MSTEKNIPYKIYLEENEMPTQWYNVRADMKNKPAPLLNPGTLKPMTFEELRPVFCDELVRQELDNDTAYFDIPQEIQDFYKMYRPSPLVRAYFLEKALDTPAKIYYKFEGNNTSGSHKLNSAIAQAYYAKKQGLTGVTTETGAGQWGTALSMACSYFDLDCKVYMVKVSYEQKPFRREVMRTYGASVTPSPSETTEVGRRILAEHPGTSGSLGCAISEAVEAATSLDGYRYVLGSVLSQVLLHQSIIGLETKAALDKYDIKADIVIGCAGGGSNLGGLISPFVGQKIKGEADYRIIAVEPASCPSLTRGRYAYDFCDTGMICPLAKMYTLGSGFIPSANHAGGLRYHGMSSVVSQLYDDKLIEAVSVEQTEVFAAAEQFARVEGILPAPESSHAIRVAIDEALKCKETGEEKTIVFGLTGTGYFDMVAYGKYNDGEMTDYIPTDADLEPGFAGLPNVD comes from the coding sequence ATGAGCACAGAAAAGAATATTCCGTACAAAATTTATCTGGAAGAAAACGAGATGCCAACGCAATGGTACAACGTCCGGGCAGATATGAAAAACAAACCAGCCCCTCTGTTGAACCCAGGAACCCTAAAACCAATGACATTCGAGGAACTTCGGCCGGTTTTCTGCGACGAACTGGTCAGACAGGAACTCGACAACGATACCGCATACTTTGACATTCCCCAGGAAATTCAGGATTTTTATAAAATGTACCGTCCATCACCTCTGGTGCGCGCATATTTTCTCGAAAAAGCCCTGGATACTCCTGCAAAAATCTATTACAAGTTCGAGGGCAACAACACTTCCGGAAGTCACAAATTGAACTCCGCCATCGCTCAGGCGTATTACGCCAAAAAACAGGGGCTGACCGGCGTCACAACGGAAACAGGGGCCGGACAGTGGGGAACAGCACTTTCCATGGCATGTTCTTATTTCGACCTTGACTGTAAAGTATATATGGTAAAAGTCTCCTATGAACAGAAACCTTTCCGCCGCGAAGTTATGAGAACATACGGTGCGTCCGTTACCCCGTCCCCATCCGAAACCACAGAAGTGGGACGCAGAATCCTCGCAGAACACCCCGGAACGTCGGGAAGCCTCGGCTGTGCCATATCAGAGGCTGTCGAAGCGGCAACGTCACTCGATGGCTACCGTTATGTACTGGGGTCCGTCCTCAGCCAGGTACTGCTGCACCAGTCTATCATCGGCCTGGAAACCAAAGCCGCTCTGGATAAATATGATATCAAAGCCGACATTGTGATCGGATGCGCAGGCGGAGGCTCCAACCTCGGAGGTCTGATCTCTCCTTTCGTCGGACAAAAAATCAAAGGCGAAGCAGATTACCGCATCATTGCTGTCGAACCGGCTTCCTGTCCGAGCCTGACACGCGGCCGTTACGCCTATGATTTCTGTGATACCGGCATGATCTGCCCACTGGCTAAAATGTATACCCTGGGAAGCGGTTTTATTCCATCTGCAAACCACGCAGGCGGTCTCCGCTACCACGGCATGAGTTCCGTCGTTTCACAGCTTTACGATGACAAACTGATCGAGGCAGTTTCCGTCGAGCAGACAGAAGTATTCGCAGCAGCGGAACAGTTTGCACGCGTTGAGGGAATCCTTCCGGCTCCGGAAAGCAGTCATGCGATCCGTGTGGCCATCGACGAGGCGCTTAAATGCAAGGAGACAGGGGAAGAAAAAACTATCGTCTTCGGATTGACAGGAACAGGCTATTTCGATATGGTGGCATATGGAAAATACAACGACGGCGAAATGACGGATTACATCCCAACCGACGCCGATCTGGAGCCTGGATTTGCAGGGCTCCCAAACGTCGACTGA
- the rho gene encoding transcription termination factor Rho — MREKYETLQVGVLRDAAKRRGLKGISTMKKSELIELMVQEDEKEKLEAAPESDSEKRIEKETEEKGRVDYNQLDSGESANGILEVMSDGYGFIRCENYLPGEHDVYVSPSQIRRFNLKTGDILQGNTRVKSQNEKFSALLYVTRINGLSPNDSVKRCNFEDMTPVFPNERLRLERQGGSLAMRIVDLVSPIGKGQRGMIVSPPKAGKTTLLKDAAKSILNNSPDMHLIILLIDERPEEVTDIKEAIKGPNVEVIYSTFDELPEHHKRVSEMVIERAKRLVEHKKDVTIFIDSITRLARAYNLTVPPSGRTLSGGLDPAALHMPKRFFGAARNMREGGSLTILATALVDTGSKMDDVVYEEFKGTGNMELVLDRKLQEKRVFPAIDIGKSGTRRDDLLLTQEEQEATYIMRKALNGMKSEDAVENILNMFSRTKTNQEFVQMVKKQKFL; from the coding sequence ATGAGAGAAAAATATGAAACATTACAGGTAGGAGTATTGCGTGATGCTGCTAAAAGACGTGGTTTAAAGGGAATATCCACGATGAAAAAGAGCGAGCTGATTGAGCTTATGGTGCAGGAAGACGAAAAAGAGAAACTCGAAGCTGCACCGGAGAGTGATTCAGAAAAACGGATTGAGAAAGAGACAGAAGAAAAGGGCAGGGTAGATTACAATCAGCTTGACAGCGGTGAATCAGCGAACGGTATCCTGGAAGTGATGAGCGATGGATATGGGTTCATCCGATGTGAAAACTATCTCCCGGGCGAACATGATGTTTATGTCTCTCCGTCTCAAATACGCCGTTTTAATCTCAAAACCGGTGATATCCTGCAGGGTAATACCCGGGTAAAATCCCAGAATGAAAAATTCAGCGCACTGCTGTATGTGACCAGGATAAACGGCCTGTCACCGAATGATAGTGTGAAACGCTGTAACTTTGAGGATATGACGCCCGTTTTCCCGAATGAACGCCTGCGGCTGGAACGCCAGGGCGGAAGTCTGGCGATGAGGATCGTAGATCTGGTAAGCCCCATTGGAAAAGGACAGCGAGGTATGATCGTTTCACCGCCGAAGGCGGGGAAAACAACGCTTCTCAAAGATGCTGCCAAGTCGATTCTCAATAACAGTCCGGACATGCATCTGATTATTCTTCTGATTGATGAACGGCCGGAAGAAGTGACGGATATCAAAGAGGCAATCAAAGGGCCGAATGTAGAAGTAATCTATTCGACATTTGATGAACTTCCGGAACATCATAAACGCGTTTCGGAGATGGTTATTGAAAGGGCGAAGCGTCTGGTCGAACATAAAAAAGACGTGACGATCTTTATTGACAGCATCACACGGCTAGCAAGAGCGTATAATCTTACCGTACCGCCGAGCGGAAGGACGCTTTCCGGCGGCCTGGATCCCGCAGCGCTTCATATGCCGAAGCGTTTCTTCGGTGCAGCAAGAAATATGAGGGAGGGCGGAAGTCTGACCATACTGGCGACTGCTCTGGTGGATACCGGCAGCAAGATGGATGATGTCGTCTACGAAGAGTTTAAAGGTACGGGTAACATGGAACTTGTTCTTGACCGGAAATTACAGGAGAAACGAGTGTTCCCCGCGATTGATATCGGGAAATCCGGGACACGCCGCGATGACCTTCTTCTGACCCAGGAAGAGCAGGAGGCGACGTATATTATGCGGAAAGCGCTGAATGGTATGAAATCAGAGGATGCGGTGGAAAATATCCTGAATATGTTCTCGAGGACAAAGACAAATCAGGAATTCGTACAAATGGTGAAAAAACAAAAATTTCTTTAA
- the prmC gene encoding peptide chain release factor N(5)-glutamine methyltransferase, whose product MRTLGELLREGRQELAQCRIENGEADAWYLLEYVCGIDKNYYFMHTDDIIEEAKEEQYRLLVGQRSRHVPLQYLTYTAYFMGLSFCVNEHVLIPRQDTEILVETILERIPEGARVLDLCTGSGCIVISLLKYGRGLQGTGSDISGKALETAGKNAAQNGVNPRFIKSDLFENIEGCYDVIVSNPPYIRTDVIPTLMDEVRLHEPLLALDGKDDGLYFYRQIIRKAGQYLEENGMLAFEIGFDQGEALTELLCDAGYRDVQIIRDLGGRNRVALGKKCSKRRE is encoded by the coding sequence ATGAGGACCCTTGGCGAGCTTCTCAGGGAAGGAAGACAGGAACTGGCGCAGTGCAGGATAGAAAATGGAGAAGCAGATGCATGGTATTTGCTGGAGTACGTATGCGGTATCGATAAGAACTATTATTTTATGCATACGGATGATATAATAGAGGAAGCAAAAGAAGAGCAGTACAGACTGCTGGTCGGGCAGAGAAGCCGGCATGTCCCGCTTCAGTACCTGACCTATACGGCTTATTTTATGGGTCTGTCTTTTTGTGTAAATGAACACGTGCTGATACCGAGACAGGATACGGAAATCCTGGTTGAGACCATACTTGAGAGGATTCCGGAAGGTGCGCGGGTCCTGGATCTCTGTACGGGGTCCGGCTGTATTGTGATCAGTCTGTTAAAATACGGCCGTGGCCTTCAGGGGACGGGGTCGGATATTTCAGGGAAAGCGCTGGAAACGGCTGGGAAAAATGCAGCCCAGAATGGCGTGAATCCCAGATTTATAAAGAGTGACCTGTTTGAGAACATAGAAGGCTGTTATGATGTGATTGTATCCAATCCGCCGTATATACGCACGGATGTCATACCGACATTGATGGATGAAGTACGCCTTCATGAACCGCTGCTTGCTCTGGACGGAAAAGATGACGGTCTGTATTTCTACAGACAGATCATCCGGAAGGCGGGACAGTATCTGGAGGAAAATGGGATGCTGGCGTTTGAGATCGGGTTTGACCAGGGGGAAGCGCTGACAGAGCTGCTTTGCGATGCGGGATACCGGGATGTACAGATCATCCGGGATCTTGGCGGACGGAACCGTGTGGCACTTGGGAAAAAGTGCAGCAAAAGAAGAGAATAA
- a CDS encoding DUF1697 domain-containing protein produces the protein MSADMQRYIAFLRGVNISGKNKVPMAELKEEFERLGYKEVRTYLNSGNVIFLSDENDMESVTKQILKMLKNQFGLDIPVFVIAQEELEDILCNAPDWWGNEDKKIYDNLIFIMPPATFADVFHEIGEPKKGLERIQDYKEAIFWSFSRQDYQKTNWWSKTASANIGSKLTIRTANTIRKIVGM, from the coding sequence GTGTCAGCAGATATGCAGAGATATATTGCCTTTTTGCGAGGCGTCAACATAAGCGGCAAAAACAAGGTTCCAATGGCTGAACTGAAAGAAGAGTTTGAAAGATTGGGGTATAAAGAAGTCAGGACATATCTCAACAGTGGCAATGTGATTTTTTTAAGTGATGAAAATGATATGGAAAGTGTCACAAAACAGATTCTAAAGATGTTAAAAAATCAGTTCGGTTTAGATATTCCTGTTTTTGTCATAGCCCAAGAAGAACTTGAGGACATCTTATGCAATGCTCCTGATTGGTGGGGAAATGAGGATAAGAAAATCTATGATAATCTAATTTTTATCATGCCGCCAGCTACATTTGCTGACGTGTTTCATGAAATCGGAGAACCTAAAAAAGGATTAGAGAGGATACAGGATTACAAAGAAGCGATATTCTGGTCATTCAGCAGACAGGATTATCAGAAAACAAATTGGTGGTCAAAAACAGCGAGTGCAAATATCGGCAGTAAATTAACAATACGAACTGCAAATACAATCAGAAAGATAGTTGGAATGTAG
- a CDS encoding Gfo/Idh/MocA family protein, producing the protein MDLRVGIIGCGMIGKEHAKRLQYKIQGVTVTAVCDVFEEGAKAASELVGGVRVYTDAAELINDPEVDAVVVTTPGNYHKDSILKAITAGKPVFTEKPLTTTAAECKEIVDAEIASGKHLVQVGFMRRYDRGYNQVKELIETGEFGAPLVLKCTHRAESVADDYTTEMAVTDTAIHEIDVLPWLIGGDEWDEVQCIMPKITKNAHEGLKDPQVMIMKTKGGVVCMLEVNVNCGFGYDINCEVVCEDGVINLPCPSFPTTRRNFEVATAIEKNWILRFIDSYDVELQDWVDNVKAGTTGGSSAWDGYTAAITADALVASQKTGKTEKVITGGMPEFYKK; encoded by the coding sequence ATGGATTTGAGAGTGGGTATTATCGGGTGCGGAATGATTGGTAAGGAACATGCAAAACGTCTGCAGTACAAGATTCAGGGAGTCACAGTTACTGCGGTGTGCGATGTTTTTGAAGAAGGTGCAAAAGCAGCATCAGAGCTGGTCGGAGGAGTCAGAGTATATACGGATGCTGCCGAACTGATTAATGATCCGGAAGTTGATGCGGTTGTAGTAACAACTCCTGGAAATTATCACAAAGATTCTATTCTCAAGGCTATCACTGCGGGAAAACCCGTGTTCACCGAGAAGCCTCTGACTACGACTGCCGCGGAATGCAAAGAGATCGTAGATGCGGAAATTGCCTCCGGAAAACATCTGGTTCAGGTTGGTTTTATGCGCCGCTACGACCGCGGATATAATCAGGTGAAAGAACTGATTGAGACCGGCGAGTTTGGTGCACCGCTGGTTTTGAAGTGTACGCACCGTGCGGAGTCTGTTGCGGATGACTATACGACGGAGATGGCGGTTACAGACACGGCAATCCATGAGATTGATGTGCTGCCCTGGCTGATCGGCGGCGATGAGTGGGATGAAGTTCAGTGCATTATGCCGAAAATAACAAAAAATGCTCATGAAGGACTGAAAGATCCACAGGTTATGATCATGAAAACAAAAGGCGGTGTTGTCTGTATGCTGGAAGTCAATGTAAACTGTGGGTTCGGATATGATATCAACTGCGAAGTTGTCTGCGAAGACGGTGTCATCAATCTGCCGTGCCCGTCCTTCCCGACCACACGCAGGAATTTCGAAGTGGCTACAGCCATTGAAAAGAACTGGATTCTCCGCTTTATTGACTCTTATGATGTGGAACTGCAGGATTGGGTTGACAACGTAAAGGCGGGGACAACAGGCGGTTCCTCTGCATGGGACGGCTACACGGCTGCGATTACAGCGGATGCGCTTGTCGCCTCTCAGAAAACTGGAAAAACAGAAAAAGTCATTACCGGCGGGATGCCTGAATTCTATAAAAAATAA
- a CDS encoding sporulation initiation factor Spo0A C-terminal domain-containing protein, which produces MTLKDVITLIQSISGHPCHKSYYNLALAVYYSCQLPFHTGLNLERQVYPLISQEIGLSIKSIARSISRATIDCWEYGDHKRLEQIIKRKLIEPPSPKELILYLCTYLTDFPAY; this is translated from the coding sequence ATGACTTTAAAAGATGTCATCACACTGATTCAGTCCATATCCGGACATCCATGCCATAAAAGCTATTATAACCTGGCCTTAGCTGTATACTATAGTTGTCAGCTTCCTTTTCATACAGGACTTAATCTGGAACGGCAGGTATATCCGCTGATCTCGCAAGAGATTGGTCTTTCAATAAAATCCATAGCACGGAGCATCTCGAGAGCAACTATTGATTGTTGGGAGTATGGAGATCATAAGAGATTAGAACAGATTATAAAACGAAAATTGATTGAACCGCCGTCGCCCAAAGAACTGATCCTTTATCTCTGTACATATCTTACCGATTTTCCGGCATATTAA
- a CDS encoding ImmA/IrrE family metallo-endopeptidase, with protein MTHEEIEWKILEVFQKCNVRSFPINLFDIIEQHGYECIEYTEQSEVKQEACQQISDDAFRLNNKVYYNDQAMFCRRRFSLAHEIGHIVLGHRTPYTNVKEREANYFASRLLAPRIAIYYAECKNANDVSKIFQMTYEASSYAFDDYRRWRRYAIYHKKHSLDKLMYKQFYNDTQKCFVWSIRKCLGCKTELFNQLEDKCDYCKMYTHRPDYLYEENKRLVTNARDRISQAAEYIPGFNDAADLRERNESRE; from the coding sequence TTGACACACGAGGAAATTGAATGGAAAATTTTAGAGGTCTTTCAGAAGTGTAACGTCAGATCCTTCCCGATTAACCTGTTCGACATAATCGAACAACACGGTTACGAATGCATCGAATATACGGAACAGTCAGAAGTAAAACAGGAGGCATGCCAGCAGATCAGCGATGATGCATTCCGGCTGAATAACAAGGTTTATTATAATGACCAGGCTATGTTTTGCCGGCGTCGCTTCTCTCTCGCCCACGAGATCGGACATATCGTACTGGGGCATCGGACGCCTTATACAAATGTAAAGGAACGGGAAGCCAATTACTTTGCAAGCCGGTTACTCGCACCGCGCATAGCCATATACTATGCAGAATGCAAAAATGCAAACGACGTGTCCAAAATATTCCAAATGACTTATGAGGCATCCAGTTATGCTTTTGACGACTATCGGCGTTGGCGCCGTTACGCAATCTACCATAAAAAGCATTCGCTTGATAAGCTGATGTATAAACAATTTTACAATGACACTCAGAAATGTTTTGTGTGGAGTATTCGGAAATGCCTCGGTTGTAAAACGGAGCTCTTCAACCAGCTGGAAGACAAATGTGATTACTGCAAGATGTATACACACAGGCCCGATTACCTGTACGAAGAAAATAAGCGATTGGTTACGAACGCCCGCGATCGGATCAGTCAGGCAGCAGAATACATACCAGGTTTCAACGATGCCGCAGACTTACGGGAAAGAAATGAATCCCGCGAATGA
- a CDS encoding LacI family DNA-binding transcriptional regulator, whose translation MAVTSKQIAELAGVSRGTVDRALHNRGRVKPEVAERIRRIADELGYQPHPAGQALVLARREFKFGVYVQSVATPTMQMVLAGAEKAAAELKAFGVTTLIKTYPTIDKAAEMLAVDEFLEAGCQAIALTPVTEPDVVDRINGLSESGIPVVVFNGDLPDSRRLCYVGMDNYVGGQIAGVMMGYMFSDGGKVLPITAHLTNYAHYIRAKGFMEVLQGDFPKVELLPLQACFDNDTFAYEITKTALSEHPDIAGVFSASNGTQGVCRAIEEAGRTGQIRVFTFDDNPKNVEDLKAGRISLLFGQGAEYQGYRPLYILYDYVAKGLSPTESSEYIEPSVVTKYNLREAGRAPVIMR comes from the coding sequence ATGGCGGTTACATCAAAACAGATTGCAGAGCTTGCCGGGGTCTCGCGGGGCACTGTTGACCGCGCCCTGCATAACCGGGGGCGTGTAAAACCGGAGGTTGCGGAACGCATCAGAAGAATTGCAGATGAGCTGGGATACCAGCCTCATCCTGCAGGGCAGGCTCTTGTACTTGCGCGCAGAGAGTTTAAGTTCGGTGTCTATGTGCAGTCGGTTGCGACTCCTACGATGCAGATGGTGCTTGCGGGGGCAGAAAAAGCAGCAGCTGAATTAAAAGCATTTGGCGTGACAACCCTGATCAAAACTTATCCGACGATTGACAAAGCGGCGGAGATGTTGGCAGTCGATGAGTTTCTGGAGGCTGGATGCCAGGCGATAGCACTCACACCGGTTACTGAACCGGATGTGGTGGATCGGATTAACGGGCTGTCGGAATCCGGAATACCCGTGGTGGTTTTCAATGGAGACCTTCCCGACAGCAGAAGGCTTTGCTATGTTGGGATGGATAACTATGTCGGCGGTCAGATCGCAGGCGTTATGATGGGATATATGTTTTCGGATGGGGGTAAGGTGCTGCCCATTACGGCACACTTAACCAATTATGCGCATTATATCCGCGCAAAAGGTTTTATGGAAGTTCTGCAGGGGGATTTTCCGAAGGTTGAGCTGCTTCCGCTGCAGGCATGCTTTGACAATGATACCTTTGCGTATGAAATCACGAAGACGGCGCTCAGCGAACATCCGGATATCGCCGGAGTGTTTTCGGCATCAAACGGGACCCAGGGTGTGTGCAGGGCGATTGAAGAGGCGGGACGGACGGGACAGATCCGTGTGTTTACGTTTGATGACAATCCGAAGAATGTTGAAGATCTGAAAGCGGGGAGGATCAGTCTGCTTTTTGGTCAGGGAGCGGAATATCAGGGGTATCGTCCTCTGTATATTCTCTATGATTATGTGGCGAAAGGATTAAGCCCAACTGAGTCAAGTGAGTACATCGAGCCAAGTGTTGTGACGAAATACAATTTAAGGGAAGCGGGACGGGCGCCTGTTATTATGAGGTAA
- a CDS encoding DUF1385 domain-containing protein: protein MKSSNIGGQAVLEGIMMRHEDVYSVAVRKPDGEIEVKTEPYKSIIKSPLLKKTPIVRGVFNFIESLVVGMKCLTYSASFFEDEEEETVTLTEEEQQKADLKREKQDKLLMYGTVAFSIVLSVAIFIMLPYFIAGFLRNITSSEPVIAIAEAVVRIGIFLGYILLISRMKDIQRVFMYHGAEHKCINCVEHGMDLTVENVMNSSREHKRCGTSFLLFVMIVSIIFFLFIRVSSPWLRVVVRLLLVPVIAGVSYEIIRLAGRSDNKLVNLLSKPGMALQRLTTREPEADMVEVAIAAVEAVFDWKTYLNENYSEEVCREGQPE, encoded by the coding sequence ATGAAATCATCAAATATTGGCGGACAGGCAGTACTGGAAGGAATCATGATGCGCCATGAGGATGTGTATTCGGTGGCGGTACGTAAACCGGACGGTGAGATCGAAGTAAAGACGGAACCGTATAAAAGTATCATAAAGAGCCCGCTGCTGAAAAAGACGCCGATTGTCCGCGGAGTGTTTAACTTTATAGAGTCACTGGTGGTGGGAATGAAATGTCTGACCTATTCTGCGAGCTTTTTTGAAGACGAAGAAGAGGAAACAGTGACGCTTACAGAAGAAGAACAGCAAAAAGCGGATTTGAAAAGAGAGAAGCAGGACAAATTGCTGATGTATGGGACGGTTGCATTTTCCATCGTGCTGTCGGTGGCTATTTTTATCATGCTTCCTTATTTTATTGCGGGATTTTTGAGGAATATCACATCATCAGAACCTGTCATCGCGATCGCTGAGGCAGTCGTTCGGATCGGCATTTTTCTTGGATATATCCTGCTGATTTCCAGGATGAAGGATATTCAGAGGGTATTTATGTATCACGGTGCAGAACATAAGTGCATAAACTGTGTGGAACACGGAATGGATCTGACAGTAGAAAATGTCATGAACAGCTCCAGGGAACATAAGCGCTGCGGGACCAGTTTCCTGCTGTTTGTCATGATAGTCAGTATTATCTTCTTCCTGTTCATCAGAGTTTCCTCGCCGTGGCTCCGCGTGGTGGTGCGTCTGCTACTGGTTCCTGTCATCGCGGGTGTTTCCTATGAGATTATCCGTCTTGCAGGCCGCAGTGACAATAAGCTGGTAAATCTGCTCAGCAAACCGGGAATGGCACTGCAGAGACTGACAACCAGAGAGCCGGAAGCGGATATGGTTGAAGTTGCGATCGCCGCTGTAGAAGCGGTGTTTGACTGGAAGACATACCTGAATGAGAATTATTCAGAGGAAGTCTGCCGGGAAGGACAGCCCGAATGA
- a CDS encoding IS1182 family transposase: protein MRLYYNEFFDLGQQKIQFSLYQLGLPSGDPVHTLKKVLEELNYESLLAQYSTKGRRGYNPIMIFAVLIYANMRGVRAVDRIVELCQRDLAFIWLTKGGKPGRDVFYDFIKDRLTGQVLEDLHYQFIRRLQKEDLITLEALFIDGTKIEANANRYTFVWRGSINYHLARLLDTIDALYNRFNRFLSDSGYGKKYKIPEAHMFVVEGMERVRKVIEENRKRKLTKHSKLPNNTVIEIDRCSPLELLQMQTALTEAARAEGITFQSGKGKHKSEIQQLHEELEACGERLLTYKNNYETMGSDRNSYSKTDVEATFMRMKDDHMMNGQLKPAYNVQIAVENYFIIHTYISSDRTDYNTLVPVLEKHKAAFCKYPEEATADSGYCSERNLLYLRRHGIRSYIKLQTHEKRKTRAYKEDIGKYYNMMYMVEDDTHYYRCHDGRRLDHIRTEQSRQEGYIRQTEVYGCEDCGGCEHKARCLYRYDGKRDKDKNKVMKINETWVELQADSHANIQSEKGILNRQIRSIQTEGHFGDLKENDGFRRFNYRTEEKVCREFMLYAFGRNINKYHRFLEGEIKKYEGKAEQGLA from the coding sequence ATGAGATTATATTATAACGAATTTTTCGACTTAGGGCAACAGAAAATTCAGTTCAGCCTGTATCAGTTAGGTTTACCGTCGGGCGATCCCGTCCATACCCTAAAAAAAGTCCTGGAGGAATTAAATTACGAGAGCCTGCTGGCTCAGTATTCGACAAAAGGGAGAAGAGGCTATAATCCTATCATGATATTTGCCGTACTTATCTATGCCAACATGCGCGGTGTGCGGGCAGTTGACCGGATTGTTGAGTTATGCCAGAGAGATCTGGCTTTCATCTGGCTGACAAAGGGAGGGAAACCCGGGCGTGATGTTTTTTATGACTTCATCAAGGACAGGCTGACCGGACAGGTCCTGGAGGATCTGCACTATCAGTTTATCCGCCGCTTACAGAAGGAAGACCTGATCACACTCGAAGCACTGTTCATCGACGGCACGAAGATCGAAGCGAATGCAAACCGCTATACATTTGTCTGGCGCGGAAGCATCAACTACCATCTGGCCAGGCTTCTGGATACCATCGATGCGCTTTATAATCGGTTCAACCGCTTTCTTTCAGACAGCGGTTACGGGAAGAAGTATAAGATACCAGAAGCCCATATGTTTGTGGTCGAAGGAATGGAGCGGGTCAGAAAAGTAATAGAAGAGAACCGGAAGCGGAAGCTGACAAAACACAGCAAACTGCCAAACAACACAGTGATTGAAATTGACCGGTGTTCGCCGCTGGAGCTGCTGCAGATGCAGACAGCCCTGACGGAGGCTGCCCGGGCAGAAGGAATTACCTTCCAGAGCGGGAAAGGAAAGCATAAATCCGAAATCCAACAGCTGCATGAGGAATTGGAAGCCTGCGGGGAACGGCTCCTAACATATAAAAACAACTACGAGACCATGGGCAGTGACCGGAACAGCTATTCAAAGACGGATGTGGAAGCCACCTTCATGCGCATGAAGGATGACCACATGATGAACGGACAGCTCAAGCCAGCATATAACGTACAGATCGCAGTGGAGAATTATTTCATCATACACACTTACATAAGCAGTGACCGGACCGATTACAATACCTTGGTACCGGTACTGGAAAAACATAAGGCGGCCTTTTGTAAATACCCGGAGGAAGCCACGGCAGACAGTGGCTACTGCAGTGAAAGGAACCTGCTGTATCTCCGGAGGCATGGGATCAGGAGCTATATAAAACTGCAGACACATGAAAAAAGGAAGACGCGTGCCTACAAAGAGGATATCGGGAAGTATTACAACATGATGTATATGGTGGAGGACGACACGCATTACTACCGGTGCCACGACGGAAGACGTCTGGACCATATCCGGACAGAGCAGAGCCGGCAGGAAGGTTATATACGGCAGACGGAAGTCTATGGATGTGAGGACTGCGGAGGCTGTGAACACAAAGCCCGGTGCCTGTACAGATATGATGGAAAACGGGATAAAGACAAAAACAAGGTCATGAAGATAAATGAAACGTGGGTGGAGCTGCAGGCAGATTCACACGCGAACATACAGAGTGAAAAGGGAATCCTGAACCGACAGATCCGTTCGATACAGACAGAAGGACATTTCGGAGACCTCAAGGAGAACGACGGGTTCCGGAGGTTCAATTACCGCACGGAAGAAAAGGTCTGCAGGGAGTTCATGCTGTATGCATTCGGCCGGAACATAAATAAATATCACCGGTTCCTTGAGGG